The following proteins are encoded in a genomic region of Nicotiana sylvestris chromosome 4, ASM39365v2, whole genome shotgun sequence:
- the LOC138890579 gene encoding uncharacterized protein — MLTQLVAAQDKRSHDAPAPPSGQGDSASSRVNQFLRLAPPEFTGTDPEADPQDFLDEMYKTLRVMKATETEGVELASYRLRRATYSWFEMWEDSRGEGRPPSRWDEFVDAFMDHFLPAETMAAHATEFEVLKQGSMSVWEYHMEFVRLSKYAPQLVSTMDARVR, encoded by the coding sequence ATGTTGACCCAGTTAGTGGCCGCTCAGGACAAGAGATCTCATGATGCCCCTGCGCCCCCCAGCGGACAGGGAGATTCCGCCAGCTCCAGAGTCAACCAGTTTCTGCGGTTGGCCCCTCCAGAGTTCACGGGCACAGACCCAGAGGCCGATCCACAGgatttccttgatgaaatgtataAGACCCTTCGAGTGATGAAGGCTACAGAGACAGAAGGGGTTGAGTTGGCTTCATACAGGTTGAGGCGAGCAACGTattcgtggttcgagatgtgggaGGATTCCCGTGGGGAGGGAAGACCTCCGTCTAGATGGGATGAGTTTGTAGATGCATTCATGGACCACTTCTTGCCTGCCGAGACAATGGCGGCCCATGCCACAGagtttgaggtcctcaagcagggcagtatgagtgtttgggagtaccacatggagtttgtgaGGTTGTCCAAGTATGCTCCTCAGTTAGTGTCGACCATGGATGCTCGAGTTCGGTGA